The DNA sequence CCGCTTCCTCGGAACATTCGATGATGAAATCGACCTCTTCGGGCTTCATCTTTGCGTTGTTCAGCAAATGCAGCAAGGCCAAAACACCGCCTGCCTTGCAGGCGATATTTTCAAGCAATACGTATGAGGACAAACATTCATCGAACTCGTGCGCCTTCCTGCAACAACCTATAATGCGACCATCAAAGTAGATGGGCAAAGCGCTTCCATCTTTTATTTCCTGCTCGATTTCATCCGCGGTATGTCCTTTTTCAAGTCTCTGCAAGATATTTTGGTTCATCAAGGGATGAGCTTGAAGTTTTTCTCGAGCCCTACCGGAAAAAGAACTTTCAAGCCAAATGATGTCAAAGACGTCACATATGTCCATGAGGCCCAAAAATTCGTCTTCAGGCATTATCTCCCCAAACCTACCGAAACGCGAAGCCTCTTTTAAGGGCTTTTCGTACCATGGAGTTTCATGAGCCTCCAGATCCTTTAAAGAAATACCTCCAATGAAGGCCTGGTTTGGAGCATAACGTATTGCGTCATCGTAGGTGCGCATGAACTTCGACAAAGAGGAGAGATACTCGGACTCTCCTTTGTTGTTTCTTTCCCAGAAAGGTGTATTACCATAGTAATAGGACAACTCAGGTACGTGATTCAGGCAATAAGCATACTGTCTTATAGCAACCTTTTGCATGTTATCATGCACGCTCCTCATCAGGAAATAACGTTCTAAGTCAAATAAAGGGCCAAAGGATAGACTCTTTGGCCCTTTTGTTACTGCAACGTCCAACCCATCAATCGGTAAAGACCGTCTGCTCGCTTATGTCAGTCTGCAAGGCAGACAAAGCCTTCATGAGCAAACGACGCCTTATCGCCCTTTCCTCTTCCAGGGATTTCGTTGGATCTCCCAGGGGGTGAGGTATGGCAATAGCGGGAACTATCCTATTTGCTCCGACGGTCTGCGATATGGGAACTATTGTGCACACATGAACGGTGGGCAGGCCTGCCCTTTCCAGCTCTTTTACGATCGTTGCACCGCAACGAGTACAGGTTCCTCAGGTGGAGGTGAGTATCACTCCATCGACGTTGGCCGCCTTCAATCTCTTGGCGATCTCCTCGCCAAACTTCTTGGCGTATGCCACAGGAGTGCCATTGCCAACCGTTGCGTAGTATTTATCGTGCAAAGATCCAAAGGCACCTTCGCGCTCAAGCTGCCTGGCGACATCAAGGGGCAATACCCTGTCGGGGTCCTCATTTGCGTAGGTCGGATCATAACCGCCGTGGGCCGTCTCGTGCGTCTGAGGAGTGAGATCATCCAGCCCCTCTAGGCTGTACTCTCCAAACTTAGTAGCGCTCGAAGCCTCTATCCTGTCGGGGTTACCCTTGGGTACTATTCCGCCAGAGGTGACCAAAGCGATCTTAGCCTTCTTCATGTCCTTTATGGCCGGAGCCGGCGGAACGCGGTCAAAGGACGGCATGGGATACTCGGTGACGAATTCCTCACCTTTAAGCTTTTTCACTAGCATGTCGACAGCTCTTTCTGCCCCAAGCTTATCGCGGAAGATGTTGAAACGGATGCCCCGTTCGATATAGCCATCTTCCTTGGGTCGGCCTATGGGCTCACCCTTCAATTGCTTGAGAAGCAACTTTGCCATCCTGGGTATGGCATCGCGCATGCCTCTCGCGCTATCGGCCGTCTCGACTATATATAAGCCCTTCCTGTAGATTTCGACTGCCGGATTTTCCGGGTACATGGCAGTGACGACAGGAATGTTCAACCTCTTGCTCACCGCATCGCATATGGCACCGCATGCCATACCGTAACGACCAGCGTTGAAAGCGGGTCCGGCAACAAAGGCATCGGGCCGATATCCCTTTATGAAATCTATAATTTTTTCTATGGCTTCATCCATATGCTCGGCGAAATAGCCGTCCCCACAAATTACCGTAGCGACGATGGTGGCCTCTCCGCCCAAGGCAGCCTGCAGGGCCTGACCGGGCCCCACAATCCCTTCGCGAACCTCCGGGGGATAGTCTGCCCTTTCCTCGCCGCCTATGCCGGCAAAAAATTGGTTTATGTAATGAACTACCTTGTACGCCATTCAATCATCCCCCCATCTCATGACCATATTAGAGCGAATATTTGCTGTATTGCTCGCGCATCTTCGCAACCGCTTGAGACAGGGCTTCCGGATCCAAGACCATCTCCATCATTCCCATCTGTTCTTCCCAAACAGCAGGATCTACTTCTTCTCGTATATCAGGCTCAAAAACGTGGTAAACTGCGAGTCCCAACGGGACTCCTGCCAAAGGACCTGCATAAGTCGGATCGCCGTTAGTTACCGTCTCTGCATAAATTTCTGCACCCTCAGGGTCAGAGCTACCGAGTATCACTACTACGTTCTCTGCTCCATACTTATCAACGGCGTCCTTGATGCGCTGCTGGTTCTGCAGGTCCATGGCTCCTGCGGCCGTTCAGACGAAACATTCGGTCACGGAAAATACGATTTCAGCGCCGCTATCCTTCAAACAGGCCTCCATGACGGGACCAGGAATACCATCCCGCTCGCCAAGGAGAATCAGCTTTTTACCTGCCAGCTTTCCCTTTGCCATGGGTCAACACCTCCTATATTTTATTTTACCTGGTTTCTGCCGATAGACAGGTGAAACCTAGCTCGCTGGTAGCTCCGGTTATGGCTTGTAATTCCACTTCAATGGAGCCATCCTGTTTTAATGCACCAGAAAATCCTCCGGCTATGACGTCAACAAATTCGCTAAAACCTATGACCTTTTCCATGGGCGGTAGCTTGACGGTGGGGTTGGCATTGCCCACGCTTACGACGGCATCGGCTTCGGGGGCTGCATCGGCAAGCGACTGGCTTGCTCCGTCTCGGCCTGCATACTCGTCCGTTATGAGCACCGTCTTTATGCCGGCGCGCTCGGCCTTTCTACAGTTCATTATCAAGTCGGTATCGGGATTTCCAAAGCCTTCTTCCGTTATGATTACTCCCTCGACGCCAAGCATCTTGGCCAATTTTACGGCATAGGAGGAGCTTCGTTTCTTATCCTGAAGGGTGACGTTTTCATTAGTTATGATGCAGCCGATGAAGTTTATGTCCTTGCCGTGACGCTTGTACAATGCCTCTATGACAGGGTTGTTTTGGTGAGCGTAGGTGCTGTTTTTATCGCATGCAGACACGCAGTTTCCGGAAACTATGGCCCCATCGAAGACTTCATTAGGATGAATTAGAGTAGGCAGAATCTTTTTCGCATCGACTCCGTAAACATAAGTATCGTGAAGCAACCCTTGAGATTGGAGCATGTAGATGTAGGCAACCCTTGGAAGCTTGTTTAAGTGGTCTGGCCTTTTCGTAATTTCCTCAAGTTCGTAAGTTTGCACCTCGTCAGGATGTGCCCCCTTAGCCTTTACTGCCAGGAAGTGCGCAACCTTTAGCCCCGCGACGCGGCAGGCAGCTTCGTAATCATGCCTCTCAATGCCGGCCTTAGGCGTAAAGACCAAGACCACGTTGTTCGTCTTCGAGAAGGGGGTATACTCTGCCCCAGGCCCCGACATATCTATTATGCCCTCTTGAAAGCCGACTATCTTTCCGCAAGTCACAACGGCAGCCCCTGCTAATGCCAGGGTCTTTCCTTGCCCCACTGCGCCCTCGACGTCACCTATAAAACCGGGAAAGACATCGCCTTCGCCCTCTATCTTGCATCTCGGTTCAATGACATCCTTGACGGGAACGATGCGCACCCTCTCGCCTGGACGGGCCAAATCCACCTCGACGGATTCCAAACGATCGTCCGATGAGAGCAAGTCGATTATCTCCTCGCGATTGACATAGAGGATGCCATCTTCGACCTTCGTAGCATCTCCCCATTTAACGTCTTTTACCTTGATCTTATGCAATTCAAGCCTCACTGCATACACCTCCTTTTTAGGACTGCAGTAACTTTTCGACCCTTTCTCTTATAGCATCAATAGTGACCTCGCTGCCCGTTATCCTGTCCTTTAACTCTCCTCCTTTGTAGAACAAGAATGTAGGAACTCCCATCACCTTCAAGCTGATGACCAGGCGGCGGTTCTCAGCCACGTTAAGCTTACAGAATTTGACCTTGCCTTCGTACTTCGAGGCAAGTTCTTCCACTTGGGGCATCAATGCAAGGCATGGACCACACTTTGGTCCCCACATGTCTACCACTACAGGTAAGTCGCTTTGTAGAACTTCCGCCTCAAAGTTGTCCTTATTGACTTCGATCAATTCAATGCACCCCCTCTTGTGATGTTATCCCGCATTGACGAAGCACGGGCATTATCAGCTCTTCATCGAGATATTGCATATCCTCCATTGCCTTTGTACTTTGCAGTGGAAAGGAAGGCTTGCTGTTTCTATAGATATCTAAAGCACTTTCTACTAATTTGATGGAATCGAGATCGACAAAATGATCTTCCTGCTGGAGGGAAGGCTTAAAAACCACAACGGACAAAAAAAGCCGTCTCGATGCAGGTAAATTTCCTGTTAAAGGATGAGATAAAATCCTATATCCCCGGTGCACCTTATCGCGTAGAGCTATTAGGACATCCAAAACCGGCCCCTCTATATAGGTGCAATTTGAAAAGCTCTTAATGCGTGGGTTATTTGATATGATCTCATAAAAAAAGGACATCAGCCAAACCCCCCTTTTGGTTCATTTGGCCCCTGTCCTCTTTACCCGCAGGGATTCGCCGTTTTCGGCTTGCCCTTTTGGTAGATCCAAATTTTGGACCTTTTCCAGGGCTTCGTCACGTCGCAATCCTTTTGCCTGAGAGATTGGGGCCACTGCCCTTGCACCTTCGGCTTCTCACGCTTTGCATGAGATATCTCTTGCGGCGCTCATCCGAATTATAAACATTTTCACATAATATTTTATACTAACTATTTTAAAGGTCAAGGACGACCGGATAAAAAGTATACTTCTTATCCTAACATATCCTCGGAACCATTTCCCCGGCCAACATATCCACCACCCTAATGCCGCCTATCTCCGTCTTAAGGCCAACGATGCCCGGATGGTCTTCCGTGACCTTGCCTATAGCTGTACAATTGGGAGCCAAAACTCTCAAAGAAGAAAGGACATATTCTGCACAGTCCGGTGCCACGGCGATAACGGCCGTGCCCTCGCAGGCTAAATGCAGCACGTCGAAACCAAGCACATCGGCAACTGATGCCACTTCCGGATCTAAGGGTATCAGATCTTCTTCGATCTCTATCCCAATGCCAGCTCCTTCAGCCCATTCGCATAGGACCGTCCCCAATCCGCCTCGCGTGCAATCCCTGGCACATTTAACCCCCGCTACTTCAGTAAGGGGTTGCATCAAGGGCCATAGAGGAGCACAATCGCTTGCCAATTGGTCTACGTCTAATCCGTAATGAAGCGCCGATATCAAGGCGCCATGCTTGCCTATGGGGCCGGTTATTACCAAGATGTCACCCGAGGACAAATTATTTATCCCCCAAGGCCTCCCTGTCACGGCCTTTCCCAAGGCACAGCAGGTTATATACATGCCATCTGCCTGTCCCCTCGGCAAAACTTTAGTGTCACCGGCAACGAGCTTAACATCAAGCTCTTTGCTGACCCCATAAGCGCTTTTTACGACCTTAATCAACTCCTCCTTGGGCAAACCCTCCTCTATCAGAATGCTCATGGCCAAATACATGGGCTTGACACCTCTCACTGCCAGGTCATTGGTGCTGCCGCACACGGCCAGCTTGCCTATATCACCTCCGGGGAAAAACCTGGGGCTCACGGTAAAACCGTCGATGGTCACTCCAAGGCCGCCTTCAATCAATGCGCAATCCTCTAAATCCTTTATACTGTTATCTCCATATATGCTCAATATTTCGCCGATAAGTTGCTGGGTCGGCCTACCGCCACTGCCGTGTTTAAGCTCCACGAACATGATCACATCACCTTATGGGAATATTTATAACAGGCAGCACAGCTGCCTTCGCTCGATACCATACAGGGACCAACCGGATCATCGGGGTTGCAACGCTTGGCAAAGAGGGGGCACTGCTGGGGTGTTATCTTTCCCATCAACACATCACCACATTTGCATCCTGAAGGCAAAGGAACTTCCTCGATCCTGAGATCAAACTTAGCAGCTGCATCGAACCGAGAAAATTCCGCTTTCAAGCGCAGCCCGGATTTTTTTATCTCGCCCAGCCCTCTCCATCTTGCATCGGCCTCATCAAAGACTCGTCTTACGAGCTTTTGGGCCAAAGGATTTCCTTCAGGCTTGACCGCCCTGGCATAAAGCAGGCTGACCTTAAAATCCTTGTAGCGGACCTGTCTTGCCAGCTCTACTATCCCTTCCATTATGTCAAGGGCTTCAAAGCCGGCAATGGCACAGGCGACCTTGAAATCCCTCGGTAAAAACATGTAGGGAGCTACCCCCAATACCACGCTGACGTGCCCTGGAAGGATAAAACCGTCGACCTTGAGCTCCTTTGAACCCGCAAGAAGCCGCAGCGCCGGCGGAACCAATTTATGGAAACAAAGGACTGAAAAATTTTCAATCTCCCTTTCTGCCGCCTCCAAGATGACGGCTGCCGTTGAAGGAGCAGTAGTCTCAAACCCAACCCCTAGGAAGGCCACTTCTTTGGTCGGGTTTTTTAAGGCCAAATTTAAGGCCTCGTCACAGGACTTAACAACCCTAACGTCAGCACCACGAGCCCTCAAATCCTGCAAAGATCCCTTTGTCCCGGGCACACGCAGCATATCGCCGTACGTAGCAAAGATCAAATCCCCTTTATTGGCTAACTGTATGGCTGCATCCACTTCGCCCTGATCCGTAACGCATACGGGACAGCCTGGTCCCGACACGAGCGACACGTTCTTTGGAAGCAGGGATCTCAATCCGCTCCTGTAGATCGCGACAGTATGAGTGCCGCAAACCTCCATGAACGTCAAGGGCTCGTCGGCAAGGTTATTTAAAGCATCGCAAAGTAGTTTTATCTTATCTTTAAGCATCTCTCTTGCCCGCAAGTCTCAACACTTCTTCCCATAGTTCTTCTAATTCCTGCCCGTCCTCTTCCTCGCACTTTTCTATGGCGAAACCGGCATGCACTAAGACAATGTCGCCCACGTTTAAATCGTCGATCAAATCCGTTCTCACCTCTACCCTCAAAGGCCCGGCAGCAGCTATGGCCCTCTTTGAATCCAAGATTTCTTCTATCCTATGAGGAACAGCAAGACACATCTTTAATCCCCCTTTTGCTTACACTAAAAAGCGGGACCTTTGCTTCGGCCCCGCTTAATATTATTGCATGGCTATCGTCGATCATACGCTTCTTCTTCTAACCTCTCGCTGATTCTGGAAATGCTCAAGGCCCTTCCGGACGAAGCGTCTATGTCCAAACAAACCCCATTAAGCCTTAGGTCCTCGTTGCATGCCTCGAATCGGGCCGGCATTGAAGTCAAGAAGCGGTTTATTACCGTCTCCTTATGCATCCCTATAACCCCGGCGTGCCCGCCGGTCATGCCGACGTCCGTTATAAAGGCAGTCCCCATTGGAAGTATCTCTTCATCGGCCGTCGCTACGTGAGTATGCGTACCAACAACTGCCGAGACTCGTCCGTCAAGGTACAAGGCAAGCGCCCTCTTTTCAGATGTAGCCTCGGCATGAATGTCCACTAAAACCGGAAGCTGTACCCCTTGCAATATTTCATCAGCCTTCCTGAAAGGACAATCCACGTCGTACATAAAGGTTCGGCCGAGCAGGTTTAACACTAACAGCTCACCAGAAGGACCTTTTAACGTCATGCTGCCACGACCCGGACAACCGGGCGGATAGTTTGCCGGCCGCAACAGTACCGGCTCCGAATCAAGCAGGGATAGACCTTCCTTCTTATCCCATATATGGTTACCCGAAGTCATGCAATCGATCCCCATCGACGACAACTCGTCAAATATCTTTTGAGTTATCCCGAAACCGCCGGCCGCATTCTCAACGTTTACGATTACGAAGTCAAACGGACCATATAGGGATTTTATCCTTGGCAATAACCTTTGAAGCGCCTTTCTGCCCGGCCTGCCAACGATATCCCCTATGAAAAGCACCCTCATCGCCGCATTCTCCTACTTGGCAAACTCGATTGCCCGAAGTTCCCTTATAACCGTGACCTTTATCTGGCCAGGGTATTTAAGGTCCTCTTCTATCTTTCGAGCAATATCGTATGCGATCTTATATATGCTCCCGTTATCTCCAGCCTCAGGAGATATCATGACACGCACTTCCCTTCCGGCCTGAATGGCGTATGCCTTCTCCACCCCTTCAAAGGATGACGCCAAATTTTCGAGCTTTTCGAGCCTCCTTATATATGCTTCAATGCTTTCGCGCCTGGCTCCCGGTCTGGAAGCGCTGATCGCATCGGCAGCCAACACTAAAACGGCGTAAGGGCTCTTGGGTTCTTCTTCTTCGTGATGGGCTGCAATGGCATTGACGATAACCTGCGGCTCGCCATAACGTTTCGCCAAGTCCGCACCAATCAAGGCGTGCGAACCCTCGACTTGGCAATCTATGGCTTTGCCTATATCATGCAACAACCCGGCTCTTTTTGCCAGCACCTCGTCAAGCCCGAGCTCGGCTGCCATTACACCGGCAAGGTGAGCAACCTCCAAGCTGTGCGCCAATGCATTTTGGCCGTAGCTTGATCTATAGGCAAGCCTCCCTAGGGTCTTTACTATCTCCGGGTGTACCCCTTCGACATTGACCTCAAGCAAGGCATTTTCGGCCGCCTCAAGCATATGTTCTTCGACTTCCCTGCTAACCTTTTCTACTATTTCCTCTATGCGCGCCGGATGGATCCTTCCGTCAAGTATCAACCTTTCAAGGGATATGCGAGCTATTTCTCGCCTTACGGGATCAAAACAGCTTAAGGTCACGGCTTCAGGCGTATCGTCCACGATCAAGTCCACTCCCGTCAGGCTTTCAAAGGCCCTGATGTTTCTCCCCTCTCGTCCTATTATCCTTCCCTTCATATCATCGGAAGGTAAAGTGACGACGCTGACCGTAACCTCGGAAGTATGATCGACGGCGCATCGCTGAATTGCCATCGTCACGATTTCCCTAGCTCGTTTGTCGGCTTCTCGCTTGAAACTCTCCTCCAATTCTTTCAACCTCAACCCGATTGCAGAGGAAGCTTCCTCTTCGACTTCCCTGAGCAAAACTTGCTTGGCTTCCTCCCTCGAAAGCCCGGCAACTTCCTCCAGCTTTGCAATTCGCTCCTGTAACAGCGCTTCTGCTGCTTGTCTTGTCCTTTCGGCCTCGGCAAGCTTAGCCTTCAACTCCTCTTCTTTCCTTGCCAGGTTTTCGAGCTTCCTGTCAAGGCTTTCCTCTCTCTGCTCGATCCTTCTTTCGGCCCGCTGAAGCTCATTGCGGCGCTCCTTGATCTCTCTTTCCAGTTCGTGACGGATCTTTAGAGCCTCTTCTCTAGCCTCAGCAAGCATCTCCCGCTTTTTCGTTTCTGCCTCTCTTTTTGCCTCTTCAAGTATCTGTTCGGCAATCTTTTTCGTGCTTAAAATCTTTTTTTCATCGTGAAATTTTCGAACGTAATAACCTACGGCAACGCCTGCAGCCGCGGTCAACGCGCTCGATATAAGCACAACAAATCCCATATAAGTATCACCCCTCATTCGATTGTCAAGGTACGAAATTATACCAATAACACTTTAAAATTGATCCTCAAATATTTATCTTGAAGTAGCGCTCTGGGCATTATTTTACAAAACATTTCATAATATCACAAGGCCGGGAAACGAATCCTGTATCCATAAAAATGCGTCGGGAAACACTTCCCGACGCATTAGGGCTACTTTGGCTTAACTTTACAAAGGCTGCAGAACTTACGTGGCTAATCCTCCCACTCTCCGCCACCTTTACCAACTCGACTGAAGCAAAAAGCTAATCCTCCTATCAGGACAACGGCCATGAATATCGTCGTTACGATCGAGGCAGTCGTCATCGTGCCTCCCTCCTTTTTGCTTTACTTATACTTATTAAGTCCTTCATCTTTCCATTTCATTCCCTGCAACACGAAGCTGGCAATCAATACGACGATCATCAATATCCATATAAAGTTAGACCAAGAACCGTACCCGCCATAAGGTTCCTTGAGGTCCTGCATGAAGCCGCCGTACACTGCCACAAAGATAAGGCCAACGGGCACTACAATCTTAATTAAAAAGTCCATCCAGGGGCCAACCTTGATATCGGAAGTTGCATTCACATGTTCGCGAAGTTTGTCGGCACCGAAGACCCATCCTACGACCAAAGAGGCGATGGCTCCCCCCAAAAGCAAAGTATAGAATGCAACGGTCCTATCCACAATGTCAAGCCAGTAAAGTCCTGCCTGTGTGCAGTAAAGAAGTCCAATGATGAATCCCACCAAGCATCCCCAAAACGTAACTTTCTTGCGATCCCACCCAAACTTATCCATGAGCGGGACCATGTATCCGGCATAAGCCAAAAAGTAGGCGGAGCTCAAACCGATCAGCCAGAACATCAAGAAAAATAGTACGCCAGTCAATCGATTCAATGTAGGCATCAAAGAAATGCCAACGGGATAGGTCACAAAGGCTAGACCAACGCCTGAAATGGTGACATCCTTAAGGGATACGCCAAGAGCCTGCATGATATAACCAACGGTGCTAAACACCGCAAACCCTGCCAAAAATGCAAAGCTACTATCGCATAGGGCCGTTATGATCGTATTGTTAGTAATGTCGCCTTTTTTTGCGATGAATCGACCGTAAGCATACATCCCGGCCATGCCAACGGAAAGCGAAAAGGCTATCTGGCTGAAGGCGGCAAACCACACGCCACCGCCCTTTAGGACCGACCAGTCGACATCAAGGTAGTAGTTAAGCCCATCCACCGCCCCGGGCAACGTCAAGCTCCTTACCAATATAGCCGCTATTAAAACCCACGCCAAAGACATTACCACCTCGGATACCTTCCCAATTATCTCGGCACCGCGATATATAACAAGATATATCACAATCCAAGTGAAGGCCAAGGCTCCGACGATGGGCCATTGCAGCCCTCCCAGGTGAGCTGGGCTCTCCGATAACCCTAAAACGGTCTTGAAGAAGTAATCTCCCGCCTGATGTGCGCCGGCTTCTCCTGCCCCCCAGGCAAGGGTCATCGAGCTGAACATGTAAATTAAAGTCCAAGCCATGATGACGCAGTAATAAG is a window from the Acetomicrobium flavidum genome containing:
- the grdB gene encoding glycine reductase complex selenoprotein B, whose translation is MAYKVVHYINQFFAGIGGEERADYPPEVREGIVGPGQALQAALGGEATIVATVICGDGYFAEHMDEAIEKIIDFIKGYRPDAFVAGPAFNAGRYGMACGAICDAVSKRLNIPVVTAMYPENPAVEIYRKGLYIVETADSARGMRDAIPRMAKLLLKQLKGEPIGRPKEDGYIERGIRFNIFRDKLGAERAVDMLVKKLKGEEFVTEYPMPSFDRVPPAPAIKDMKKAKIALVTSGGIVPKGNPDRIEASSATKFGEYSLEGLDDLTPQTHETAHGGYDPTYANEDPDRVLPLDVARQLEREGAFGSLHDKYYATVGNGTPVAYAKKFGEEIAKRLKAANVDGVILTSTUGTCTRCGATIVKELERAGLPTVHVCTIVPISQTVGANRIVPAIAIPHPLGDPTKSLEEERAIRRRLLMKALSALQTDISEQTVFTD
- the grdA gene encoding glycine/sarcosine/betaine reductase complex selenoprotein A; this encodes MAKGKLAGKKLILLGERDGIPGPVMEACLKDSGAEIVFSVTECFVUTAAGAMDLQNQQRIKDAVDKYGAENVVVILGSSDPEGAEIYAETVTNGDPTYAGPLAGVPLGLAVYHVFEPDIREEVDPAVWEEQMGMMEMVLDPEALSQAVAKMREQYSKYSL
- a CDS encoding glycine/sarcosine/betaine reductase component B subunit; its protein translation is MRLELHKIKVKDVKWGDATKVEDGILYVNREEIIDLLSSDDRLESVEVDLARPGERVRIVPVKDVIEPRCKIEGEGDVFPGFIGDVEGAVGQGKTLALAGAAVVTCGKIVGFQEGIIDMSGPGAEYTPFSKTNNVVLVFTPKAGIERHDYEAACRVAGLKVAHFLAVKAKGAHPDEVQTYELEEITKRPDHLNKLPRVAYIYMLQSQGLLHDTYVYGVDAKKILPTLIHPNEVFDGAIVSGNCVSACDKNSTYAHQNNPVIEALYKRHGKDINFIGCIITNENVTLQDKKRSSSYAVKLAKMLGVEGVIITEEGFGNPDTDLIMNCRKAERAGIKTVLITDEYAGRDGASQSLADAAPEADAVVSVGNANPTVKLPPMEKVIGFSEFVDVIAGGFSGALKQDGSIEVELQAITGATSELGFTCLSAETR
- a CDS encoding thioredoxin family protein; the encoded protein is MIEVNKDNFEAEVLQSDLPVVVDMWGPKCGPCLALMPQVEELASKYEGKVKFCKLNVAENRRLVISLKVMGVPTFLFYKGGELKDRITGSEVTIDAIRERVEKLLQS
- a CDS encoding GrdX family protein, whose protein sequence is MSFFYEIISNNPRIKSFSNCTYIEGPVLDVLIALRDKVHRGYRILSHPLTGNLPASRRLFLSVVVFKPSLQQEDHFVDLDSIKLVESALDIYRNSKPSFPLQSTKAMEDMQYLDEELIMPVLRQCGITSQEGVH
- the hypE gene encoding hydrogenase expression/formation protein HypE, giving the protein MFVELKHGSGGRPTQQLIGEILSIYGDNSIKDLEDCALIEGGLGVTIDGFTVSPRFFPGGDIGKLAVCGSTNDLAVRGVKPMYLAMSILIEEGLPKEELIKVVKSAYGVSKELDVKLVAGDTKVLPRGQADGMYITCCALGKAVTGRPWGINNLSSGDILVITGPIGKHGALISALHYGLDVDQLASDCAPLWPLMQPLTEVAGVKCARDCTRGGLGTVLCEWAEGAGIGIEIEEDLIPLDPEVASVADVLGFDVLHLACEGTAVIAVAPDCAEYVLSSLRVLAPNCTAIGKVTEDHPGIVGLKTEIGGIRVVDMLAGEMVPRIC
- the hypD gene encoding hydrogenase formation protein HypD; protein product: MLKDKIKLLCDALNNLADEPLTFMEVCGTHTVAIYRSGLRSLLPKNVSLVSGPGCPVCVTDQGEVDAAIQLANKGDLIFATYGDMLRVPGTKGSLQDLRARGADVRVVKSCDEALNLALKNPTKEVAFLGVGFETTAPSTAAVILEAAEREIENFSVLCFHKLVPPALRLLAGSKELKVDGFILPGHVSVVLGVAPYMFLPRDFKVACAIAGFEALDIMEGIVELARQVRYKDFKVSLLYARAVKPEGNPLAQKLVRRVFDEADARWRGLGEIKKSGLRLKAEFSRFDAAAKFDLRIEEVPLPSGCKCGDVLMGKITPQQCPLFAKRCNPDDPVGPCMVSSEGSCAACYKYSHKVM
- a CDS encoding HypC/HybG/HupF family hydrogenase formation chaperone, with the protein product MCLAVPHRIEEILDSKRAIAAAGPLRVEVRTDLIDDLNVGDIVLVHAGFAIEKCEEEDGQELEELWEEVLRLAGKRDA
- a CDS encoding TIGR00282 family metallophosphoesterase yields the protein MRVLFIGDIVGRPGRKALQRLLPRIKSLYGPFDFVIVNVENAAGGFGITQKIFDELSSMGIDCMTSGNHIWDKKEGLSLLDSEPVLLRPANYPPGCPGRGSMTLKGPSGELLVLNLLGRTFMYDVDCPFRKADEILQGVQLPVLVDIHAEATSEKRALALYLDGRVSAVVGTHTHVATADEEILPMGTAFITDVGMTGGHAGVIGMHKETVINRFLTSMPARFEACNEDLRLNGVCLDIDASSGRALSISRISERLEEEAYDRR
- the rny gene encoding ribonuclease Y codes for the protein MGFVVLISSALTAAAGVAVGYYVRKFHDEKKILSTKKIAEQILEEAKREAETKKREMLAEAREEALKIRHELEREIKERRNELQRAERRIEQREESLDRKLENLARKEEELKAKLAEAERTRQAAEALLQERIAKLEEVAGLSREEAKQVLLREVEEEASSAIGLRLKELEESFKREADKRAREIVTMAIQRCAVDHTSEVTVSVVTLPSDDMKGRIIGREGRNIRAFESLTGVDLIVDDTPEAVTLSCFDPVRREIARISLERLILDGRIHPARIEEIVEKVSREVEEHMLEAAENALLEVNVEGVHPEIVKTLGRLAYRSSYGQNALAHSLEVAHLAGVMAAELGLDEVLAKRAGLLHDIGKAIDCQVEGSHALIGADLAKRYGEPQVIVNAIAAHHEEEEPKSPYAVLVLAADAISASRPGARRESIEAYIRRLEKLENLASSFEGVEKAYAIQAGREVRVMISPEAGDNGSIYKIAYDIARKIEEDLKYPGQIKVTVIRELRAIEFAK
- a CDS encoding sodium-dependent transporter, giving the protein MPEAGREKFLKRRHMIFAAIGSAIGLGNVWRFPYMCYQYGGAAFLAAYIIGLFAIGIPWLLTEFAMGHYFQKGAPGVFKSIGRKWEWVGWFPTISAFLIDTYYCVIMAWTLIYMFSSMTLAWGAGEAGAHQAGDYFFKTVLGLSESPAHLGGLQWPIVGALAFTWIVIYLVIYRGAEIIGKVSEVVMSLAWVLIAAILVRSLTLPGAVDGLNYYLDVDWSVLKGGGVWFAAFSQIAFSLSVGMAGMYAYGRFIAKKGDITNNTIITALCDSSFAFLAGFAVFSTVGYIMQALGVSLKDVTISGVGLAFVTYPVGISLMPTLNRLTGVLFFLMFWLIGLSSAYFLAYAGYMVPLMDKFGWDRKKVTFWGCLVGFIIGLLYCTQAGLYWLDIVDRTVAFYTLLLGGAIASLVVGWVFGADKLREHVNATSDIKVGPWMDFLIKIVVPVGLIFVAVYGGFMQDLKEPYGGYGSWSNFIWILMIVVLIASFVLQGMKWKDEGLNKYK